The sequence CGCACGGCCCGCGCCGCCAGGCCCCGCCCCCGATGCGCCGCCCCCACGACGTAGCCGATCTCCGCGACGTCCAGGCCCGGCTCGGTCAGCATCAGCAGAACCTCACCCAGGGGCTCCCGGCCGTCGACGGTGATGGCGAGCTGGACCCGCTGCCCCGCCGTCCGCCGCTCCCGGGCCCTCTTGAGATAGACCTGCGCGGCGTTCAGATCGAACGGCGAGATCAGCGGCGTCCAGTAGGCCACCTCGGGGTCGTCGAACAGCCCCACCATCGCCGGCAGATCACCGTCGTCCCACTCCCGGAGCACCAGGCCGTGCCCGCTCAGCCGGAGCTCGCCGGGGAAGCTCACCGCGACACCGCCGCGATCCTCCTCGGCGCCCCTCACCGCTCACCCATGCCGTCAACTCCCGACTCGTCCCTCCCCAGGAACCTACTCGACCCCCGCTCCCGCCCCCCACGCCCCCACCGGCCATCCGGCCGGGTCTGCGAGATGTCGGGGACTTCCATGAAAGGTGATGGTCCGCACACGGAGAGCGAGGAGGGTGGGCATGAAAAAACCGCCCGGCGAATGCTGGGCGGCTGTCTGTGCCCCGAGTGGGATTCGAACCCACACTAGATGGTGTTTGAGACCATTTCCTCTGCCGTTGGGATATCGGGGCCTATTTCTGGACTTGTCCAGATTGTGTATGGCGGCTGTGAGCTTACCCAGAACTGGATCAGTTACAGGCACCGGCGTGGTCCTAATCTAGCGGACATCGGTACTCTCTTGCTCGTGAGTACGCAGCGGCGAGTAGTGATCGCGGAAGACGAGGCGCTGATCCGCCTCGATCTCAAGGAGATGCTGGAAGAAGACGGATATGCCGTCGTCGGCGAGGCCGGGGACGGGGAGGCCGCGGTCAAGCTGGCGCTGGAGCATCGGCCGGATCTGGTGATCCTGGATGTGAAGATGCCCATCCTGGACGGGATCTCGGCCGCCGAGCAGATCGTGTCGCAGCGGATCGCGCCGTGCCTGATCCTCACCGCCTTCTCGCAGCGGGATCTGGTCGAGCGGGCCCGGGACGCCGGGGCGATGGCCTATCTGGTCAAGCCGTTCACCAAGTCCGACCTCGTCCCGGCGATCGAGATGGCGGTCAGCAGGCACGAGGAGATCGCCGCACTGGAGCGGGAGGTCGGGACGCTCTCGGAGCGGCTGGAGACGCGCAAGCTGGTCGAGCGGGCCAAGGGGCGGCTCATGGAGCAGCACGGCTGGAGCGAGCC comes from Streptosporangium roseum DSM 43021 and encodes:
- a CDS encoding GNAT family N-acetyltransferase, producing the protein MRGAEEDRGGVAVSFPGELRLSGHGLVLREWDDGDLPAMVGLFDDPEVAYWTPLISPFDLNAAQVYLKRARERRTAGQRVQLAITVDGREPLGEVLLMLTEPGLDVAEIGYVVGAAHRGRGLAARAVRVMTDFAHDTVGVVQLLLEIEAGNAASAAVARAAGYHLTDVPPIPGEDKGRPLFLQTWAYGCA
- a CDS encoding ANTAR domain-containing response regulator, whose translation is MSTQRRVVIAEDEALIRLDLKEMLEEDGYAVVGEAGDGEAAVKLALEHRPDLVILDVKMPILDGISAAEQIVSQRIAPCLILTAFSQRDLVERARDAGAMAYLVKPFTKSDLVPAIEMAVSRHEEIAALEREVGTLSERLETRKLVERAKGRLMEQHGWSEPQAFRWIQKASMDRRLSMRQVAQVVLDGTPGPAEAEEA